The following are from one region of the Phycisphaerales bacterium genome:
- a CDS encoding GC-type dockerin domain-anchored protein — MILRKTLFAWVVGLVLAASALGQQPIDPVGRSASASAFADGEQRVRFEQLYRPFDVDFQVGASPASVSSVDLVSGPTGPLSFEVDAELNVTATTGGVPDGRATSFATENLLIDVDASTPFTLAAVYGRSEISGAAANSGTLRLLVVDEGVIVLSSGERVSEIVLRTSDSATGETAAGRLEPGTYRLRVEFSSNAAAIGGDASANFEASAFFATTCRADVTADGVLDLFDFLDFQILFSQSNPRADFTGDGIFDIFDFLRFISTFQDGC; from the coding sequence ATGATTCTCAGGAAGACGTTGTTTGCGTGGGTCGTCGGGCTCGTGCTGGCCGCATCGGCGTTGGGCCAGCAGCCGATCGACCCCGTCGGCCGATCCGCTTCGGCCTCAGCTTTTGCGGACGGTGAGCAGCGGGTTCGATTCGAGCAGTTGTACCGGCCGTTTGACGTGGACTTCCAGGTCGGCGCAAGCCCGGCCAGTGTCTCGTCGGTCGATCTCGTCTCGGGCCCGACTGGCCCCTTGAGCTTCGAGGTCGATGCAGAACTCAACGTCACCGCGACGACCGGTGGCGTGCCCGACGGTCGTGCCACGTCGTTCGCCACGGAGAACCTGCTGATCGACGTGGATGCCTCCACGCCGTTCACGCTCGCGGCGGTCTATGGCAGATCGGAGATATCCGGGGCCGCGGCCAACAGCGGTACGCTGCGGCTTCTGGTCGTCGACGAGGGCGTTATCGTGCTGAGTTCGGGCGAGCGGGTGTCCGAGATCGTGCTACGGACGAGCGACAGCGCGACGGGAGAGACCGCGGCGGGACGCCTTGAGCCCGGGACGTATCGCCTGCGCGTGGAGTTTTCCAGCAATGCCGCGGCCATCGGCGGCGATGCGTCGGCCAACTTCGAAGCGAGCGCGTTCTTTGCCACCACCTGCCGCGCCGACGTGACGGCCGATGGCGTGCTGGACCTCTTCGACTTCCTCGATTTCCAGATCCTGTTCTCGCAGAGCAACCCGCGTGCCGACTTCACCGGAGACGGCATCTTCGACATCTTTGATTTCTTGAGATTTATCTCGACCTTCCAGGACGGTTGTTGA
- the hrpA gene encoding ATP-dependent RNA helicase HrpA — translation MASNTRDILNDVRGLLGRLDEAMVADRRRLRRELRALRDQLARGQSGQETPGLVAALGNRLETSIDRRAERARAIPTPDFDLDLPVLEARPQIEEAIRDNQVVVICGETGSGKTTQLPKICLNLGRGAAGLIGHTQPRRIAARSVSARIAEELSVELGGLIGYQVRFDERHSEDTAVKVMTDGVLLAETQRDRWLDKYDTIIVDEAHERSLNIDFLLGYLKRLMPKRPDLRIIVTSATIDPERFSRHFDDAPILEVSGRTYPVELRYEPPGVDLTDTRELVKATVDAVNNACREGQGDVLVFLPGEREIREVAKSLEKGKEVGRSVLPLYSRLSAEEQNRVFKPGGGRRIVLATNVAETSITVPGIRYVVDPGLARLNRYSPRTRVQRLPIENISRASADQRAGRCGRVGPGICVRLYDENSYESRPRFTDPEIVRTNLAGVILQMKALKLGDIEDFPLLERPDRRAVQDGLQTLRELSAIDEEQKLTKIGRELARLPIDPRIGRILIAAAREDCLNEVLVIASALSVQDPRERPFDKRDQADELHAEYDHPESDFLAYWNLWEIAHGGRRNITTGRLGNLCRSRMLSFTRMREWIDTQKQLRGLMAELGYHINSKPATYSEIHKAILAGFLGGIGKKGDKKEFQGVGQSFVIHPSSSILEGAKRKDAPALDWIVSAELVRTTKLFARTCARVRPTWIEQVAGDLCKRTYENPHFRAGSGKVYAFERVSLFGLEIIAKRRVDYGRVNPAEARELFIHHGLVDGQLKTDAKALEANKQLQDELRTLEDKARRRDLVADIQRRFAFYEKRLPDNVWTAERFETWRRQIEKEEPGRLEMTTGDLLLNDASAITPQKYPDKVDVSGTRLPLTYRFEPGEADDGVTVNVPIEALGRLRTSDLDWMVPGLLAERAQAMLRALPKAVRRNIDAKVVAQEFAEANSQTKDQADAPTLAEALALHVAKLTGVDVNADELAAAPVPEHTRPNIRVIDGKGHELAQSRDLMGLKARLSNRLRDALLKADRRWPDRRGITSWDFGRLPEQLEIRRPGVHVVAYPAIVDMGDSVRTAMLERPEAAEAVNRRGVRRLMMLAARRALKQHVEKLPAMDGLLATYAVLGASDQLRSDLLALVAEMAFMEGKSLPRTKDEMDAAIEEGLEGLGQAADRAVKLADEILARAVRLRARTEADIPPPQRAAAADVAEHVHALTPGGFLSRTPPAWLARLPRYLDADRLRLDKLRGTAIDRDHRAMQSIAHHEARRRRVLALGADAAQEAMDRCPALAEYRWMCEELRVATYAQELGVAVPVSDARLESLWRRVLEDAAGVAPELATVA, via the coding sequence ATGGCATCGAACACTCGGGACATCCTGAACGACGTCCGCGGCCTGTTGGGGCGTCTCGACGAGGCAATGGTCGCGGATCGACGACGCCTGCGACGCGAGCTGCGCGCCCTGCGAGACCAACTCGCCCGAGGGCAGAGCGGCCAAGAGACGCCCGGCCTCGTCGCCGCGCTGGGCAATCGGCTCGAAACCTCTATCGATCGCCGGGCCGAGCGTGCCCGCGCCATCCCCACGCCCGACTTCGACCTGGACCTGCCCGTGCTCGAGGCGCGGCCGCAGATCGAAGAAGCCATCCGCGACAACCAGGTGGTGGTCATCTGTGGCGAGACGGGCTCGGGCAAGACCACGCAGCTTCCCAAGATCTGCCTGAACCTGGGCCGCGGCGCGGCCGGACTGATCGGGCACACCCAGCCCCGCCGCATCGCGGCCCGCAGCGTGTCGGCCCGCATCGCCGAGGAACTGAGCGTCGAGTTGGGGGGCCTGATCGGCTACCAGGTTCGCTTCGATGAGCGGCACAGCGAGGACACCGCCGTGAAGGTGATGACCGATGGCGTGCTGCTGGCCGAGACCCAGCGCGACCGCTGGCTGGACAAGTACGACACCATCATCGTCGACGAAGCGCATGAGCGCAGCCTGAACATCGACTTCCTGCTGGGCTATCTCAAGCGGCTCATGCCCAAGCGCCCCGACCTGCGCATCATCGTCACCAGCGCGACCATCGACCCCGAGCGGTTCAGCCGACACTTCGACGACGCGCCGATCCTCGAGGTCTCGGGCCGGACGTATCCGGTCGAGCTGCGATACGAGCCGCCGGGCGTCGACCTAACGGATACCCGCGAGCTGGTGAAGGCCACCGTTGACGCTGTGAACAACGCCTGCCGCGAGGGCCAGGGCGACGTGCTGGTCTTCCTGCCCGGCGAGCGCGAGATCCGCGAGGTCGCCAAGAGCCTGGAGAAGGGAAAGGAAGTCGGTCGCTCGGTGCTGCCGCTCTACTCGCGACTATCGGCAGAAGAACAGAACCGCGTCTTCAAGCCCGGCGGCGGGCGGCGCATCGTCCTGGCGACCAACGTCGCCGAGACCTCGATTACCGTGCCGGGCATCCGCTACGTCGTCGATCCCGGCCTTGCCCGCCTGAACCGCTACAGCCCGCGCACGCGTGTGCAGCGCTTGCCCATCGAAAACATCAGCCGCGCATCCGCCGACCAACGGGCCGGGCGGTGTGGCCGCGTGGGGCCGGGCATCTGCGTGCGCCTGTACGACGAGAACAGCTACGAGAGCCGGCCACGCTTCACCGACCCGGAGATCGTCCGCACGAACCTGGCCGGCGTCATCCTGCAGATGAAGGCCCTGAAGCTGGGCGACATCGAGGACTTTCCGCTGCTCGAGCGTCCGGACCGCCGGGCCGTGCAGGACGGCCTACAGACGCTGCGTGAGCTGAGCGCTATCGACGAGGAGCAGAAGCTCACGAAGATCGGTCGCGAGCTGGCCCGCCTGCCGATCGACCCACGCATCGGCCGCATCCTGATCGCCGCAGCTCGGGAAGACTGCCTGAACGAGGTTCTGGTCATCGCCAGCGCCTTGAGCGTGCAGGACCCGCGCGAGCGCCCCTTCGACAAGCGCGACCAGGCCGACGAGCTGCACGCCGAGTACGACCACCCCGAGAGCGACTTCCTGGCATACTGGAACCTCTGGGAGATCGCCCACGGCGGGCGGCGCAACATCACCACTGGTCGCCTTGGAAACCTCTGCCGCAGCCGCATGCTCAGCTTCACGCGGATGCGCGAGTGGATCGACACGCAGAAGCAGCTCCGCGGGCTGATGGCCGAGCTTGGCTACCACATCAACAGCAAGCCGGCGACCTACAGCGAGATCCACAAGGCGATCCTTGCCGGCTTCCTGGGCGGCATCGGCAAGAAGGGCGACAAGAAGGAGTTCCAGGGCGTTGGCCAGAGCTTCGTGATCCACCCGAGCAGCTCCATCCTCGAGGGCGCTAAGCGGAAGGATGCGCCAGCCCTCGACTGGATCGTGTCGGCCGAACTCGTGCGCACCACCAAGCTCTTCGCCCGCACGTGTGCGCGCGTTCGGCCGACGTGGATCGAGCAGGTCGCCGGCGACCTCTGCAAACGAACCTACGAGAACCCCCACTTCCGCGCTGGAAGCGGCAAGGTCTACGCGTTCGAGCGTGTCTCGCTGTTCGGACTCGAGATCATCGCCAAGCGCCGCGTCGACTACGGCCGCGTGAACCCTGCCGAGGCGCGGGAGCTGTTCATCCATCATGGGCTGGTGGACGGCCAGCTCAAGACCGACGCCAAGGCCCTCGAGGCAAACAAGCAACTCCAGGACGAGCTACGCACGCTCGAGGACAAGGCCCGCAGGCGGGATCTGGTCGCCGACATCCAGCGACGCTTCGCGTTCTACGAGAAGCGACTGCCCGACAACGTGTGGACCGCCGAACGCTTCGAGACCTGGCGCAGGCAGATCGAGAAGGAAGAGCCCGGCCGCCTGGAGATGACCACCGGCGACCTGCTGCTCAATGACGCCTCGGCCATCACGCCGCAGAAGTACCCCGATAAGGTCGATGTCAGTGGCACGCGCCTGCCGCTGACCTATCGCTTCGAGCCCGGCGAGGCCGACGACGGCGTGACGGTGAACGTACCGATCGAGGCCCTCGGCCGGCTGCGCACGAGCGACCTGGACTGGATGGTGCCGGGCTTGCTGGCCGAGCGGGCCCAGGCGATGCTGAGAGCGCTGCCCAAGGCCGTGCGGCGGAACATCGACGCGAAGGTCGTGGCTCAGGAATTTGCCGAGGCAAACAGCCAGACCAAGGACCAGGCCGACGCGCCAACGCTGGCCGAGGCGCTCGCGCTGCACGTGGCGAAGCTCACCGGCGTAGACGTGAACGCCGACGAACTTGCCGCGGCCCCGGTGCCCGAGCACACCCGGCCCAACATCCGCGTCATCGACGGCAAGGGCCATGAGCTTGCGCAAAGCCGCGACCTGATGGGCCTGAAGGCCCGCCTGTCCAACCGCCTGCGCGACGCGCTGCTGAAGGCCGACCGCCGCTGGCCCGACCGCCGCGGCATCACGTCGTGGGACTTTGGTCGCCTACCCGAGCAACTCGAGATCCGTCGACCCGGCGTGCACGTCGTCGCCTACCCGGCCATCGTCGACATGGGCGACTCGGTGCGCACCGCCATGCTCGAGCGCCCCGAGGCGGCCGAGGCGGTCAACCGGCGCGGAGTGCGCCGGCTGATGATGCTCGCCGCCCGCCGCGCCCTGAAGCAGCACGTGGAGAAGCTGCCGGCGATGGACGGCTTGCTGGCAACCTACGCCGTGTTGGGCGCGTCCGACCAGCTCCGAAGCGACCTGCTCGCGCTCGTCGCCGAGATGGCGTTCATGGAAGGCAAGTCCCTGCCACGCACCAAGGACGAGATGGACGCGGCGATCGAAGAGGGGCTGGAGGGCCTGGGCCAGGCCGCCGACAGGGCGGTGAAGCTCGCCGACGAGATCCTGGCCCGGGCCGTGCGATTGCGAGCGCGCACCGAGGCGGACATCCCCCCGCCCCAGCGGGCCGCTGCCGCAGACGTCGCCGAGCACGTGCACGCCCTCACGCCCGGCGGGTTCCTTTCTCGAACGCCGCCGGCGTGGCTTGCGCGCCTGCCCAGGTACCTCGACGCCGACCGCCTGCGGCTGGATAAGCTCCGCGGGACGGCGATCGACCGCGACCACCGGGCCATGCAAAGCATTGCCCACCACGAGGCCCGCCGCCGACGCGTGCTTGCGCTTGGCGCCGACGCCGCACAGGAAGCCATGGACCGCTGCCCGGCGCTGGCCGAGTACCGCTGGATGTGCGAGGAGCTGCGCGTGGCGACGTACGCCCAGGAGCTCGGCGTGGCGGTGCCGGTGAGCGACGCCAGGCTCGAATCGCTGTGGCGGCGCGTGCTCGAGGACGCCGCGGGCGTGGCGCCAGAGTTGGCAACGGTGGCGTAG
- a CDS encoding DM13 domain-containing protein has product MTRTPFTPAIPTAALLAACAAPALAQMPAPGWEAELSMISHLVSGTVVVVDEDTIRIDNFTFDGRGLDVRVYLGVDESSFASGIAVGPQLVGMPFRGESLVIDLPAGETIDGWHAVSIWCVDIPVSFGQGTFMAPPCRADMDGDGELTIFDFLAFQNAFDAGDAMADFDGDGELTIFDFLAFQNEFDAGC; this is encoded by the coding sequence ATGACCCGGACCCCCTTCACCCCCGCGATCCCCACTGCTGCCCTGCTCGCCGCCTGCGCCGCCCCGGCCCTGGCCCAGATGCCCGCTCCGGGCTGGGAGGCCGAGTTGAGCATGATCTCCCACCTGGTCTCGGGCACGGTGGTCGTGGTCGACGAGGACACGATCCGCATCGACAACTTCACCTTCGACGGCCGGGGCCTGGACGTCCGCGTCTACCTGGGCGTCGACGAGAGCAGCTTCGCCAGCGGCATCGCCGTGGGCCCGCAACTCGTTGGCATGCCCTTCAGGGGCGAGAGCCTGGTCATCGACCTGCCCGCGGGCGAGACCATCGACGGCTGGCACGCCGTCAGCATCTGGTGCGTGGACATCCCCGTCAGCTTCGGCCAGGGCACGTTCATGGCCCCGCCCTGCCGGGCCGACATGGACGGCGACGGCGAGCTGACCATCTTCGATTTCCTCGCGTTCCAGAACGCCTTCGACGCCGGCGACGCCATGGCCGACTTCGACGGCGATGGCGAACTCACGATCTTCGACTTCCTGGCGTTCCAGAACGAGTTCGACGCGGGCTGCTGA